A segment of the Myotis daubentonii chromosome 6, mMyoDau2.1, whole genome shotgun sequence genome:
cacatgcccttgcccggaatcaaaacctggaacccctcagtctgcaggccaatgctctatccactaagccaaaccagctagggcaataagctattattttttttttaaatatatattttattgattttttacagagaggaagggagagagatagagagctagaaacatcaatgagagagaaacatcaatcagctgcctcctgcacacctcccactagagatgtgcccgcaaccaaggtacatgcccttgaccagaatcgaacctgggacctttcagtctgcaggccgacgctctatcccctgagccaaaccggttacggctattctttaaaatatgaataaataaccTGGCTACCGAACAATTCATGTGATAGtccatttttgttaaaaaaaacacacaacaaaaacaaaaagggtaTGCACATTTGCAAAAGTAAAAAGGAGAAAGCTATCTATCAAACTTAACATTGATTATCTCTAGATTTCTCTTTGGCTCATGCCATTCAAATCATCCTGTAACGTATTTCCTGTTTAATCAAAGCACACAGgctcccagctccagctcccatCCTCCTGGCTCTCCTCCCTGAACGGATCTAAACCGCTCCCTGCAGCCCCGCAGGGATAAGAGCCCTCTCAAGTTCTGTATTTCGCTCTGCCCCACAGGCTCCCAGCTCCAGCCTCGGAGCTGCTGCCACTCAGCGCCCCCACCGTCCTCCAGGGCGCTGCAGGACCCACCGGCGTCAGCTTGCCCGTCAGCAGCAGGAGCAGCGTGCTCTTCCCCACGCCGTTGGGACCCACGATGCAGACTGCGGAAGCAAGGCAGGTGGTCAGAGAGGCCccgctccctctccctgggcccctgctctgcctcctcTGGCCACCCAACACCCACTCACTTCTTGAGTCCATGTCGATGCCAAAATCCAGGTTCTTAAAGAGTGGCTTCTGCCCCTCGTAGCCAAACGTCACACCTGAGAGCCAGGAGAGGAAGCTTCTTTTCTTTCCCGTTACCCTCAGGGCCCTGTGTCCCGGCCCTGGCGGACGGGTGCCCGCGCTCCCACCCACGCGGCCGGGCCGAGGCTACCGTGCAGGCCCAGCACGGGAGGGCTGAGCGGCGGGGGGTCGGGGAACGTGAAGCGCACAGTGTACTCCTTGGGGCGCTTCAGGAGCTCGGGCGCCTCCTGCGATTCCTCGTCCTGGTTTTTTCGTCGGCATTTCTGCTGCTTCCGAGTCAGGGCTTCCTTTGTTTGCTTTTcctgcagagaaaagggaaagggagaaacccTCACCTGCACAGTGGCCCCTGAAATGCAGGCCGGTGTCCGAGTGTCTCTTTGTCCACTCTCCTGAGGAGAGCCCCCATCGCAGGAGCCCCCGCGTGCTCACCGCCTGCTTGGTGGACTTGCCGCCCGCCTTCAGCTCCTTCAGCTTCTTCTCCTGCTTCTCATACTGCTTCAGCAGCTCCTTCTGCTTTTGCTGGTACATCTTCTTGAAGGTCACTGGGCAGAGCGGATGGACATCAGTGGGTGCCCCTCTCCCAGCCACCGAGGGGGTGATCAGGACTGAGGGTGATGGGACTGACGGGCGTCCATGCCCAGATTCTGAGGCCCAGCTCCTCACCATGGTGAGCCCACTTACTGTAATTGCCCCTGTAGTAGTGGAGCCGCTGGGCGTCGAGGTGGATGATGTCAGTGCAGACGTCATCCAGGAAGCCCTGGTCATGGGAGACGATGAGCAACGTCTTCCGCCAGCCCTGCAGGTAGCTGGGTTTTAGAGCAGAGTGTGGAAAGGTCACAATGGTCACGTCAGGGTTCAGTTGGGCAGCAGACAGGTGGGGGCTAGGGAGGGAGGGCCGGCTGGACCAAGCACCAAGGGCAGATGGGGAGAGCTAGAGAAGGAGGCAGCACGGCACCACCGGTGCCGAGGCCGGAGGCCAGGGCGATGGACGCACTTGTTGAGCCAGATGACAGCATTGAGGTCCAGGTGGTTGGTGGGCTcgtccagcagcagcagcgtggGCTCCATGAACAGCGCCCTGGAGGGGGGCAGCCAAGGGCAGGGTCAGAGCGGGAGACCTTGCTCAGAGGACCCCAGAGCAGCCCCAGTAGGTGGAGCCCGAGACCATGAACTTCCTTCCCAACCTCTCCTCAGAGGAGCTCCTGTGCAGAAGGCATCGATAACGTCCCCCAGGGAGAGACATGAGGAGCCTGGGGCCCACCGCCAccaaggaggggagagcagcCAGCCTtgaacctccctgctggccttggcaggatgggaagaagggaaagggccTGGTGTTTGAGGCTGAAGGGAGGGCAGTAGGTGGGCAgcccccacctggccagggagaCACGCATGCGCCAGCCTCCCGAGAACTTCTGTGTGGGCCGATTCTGCATTTCAGGATCGAACCCCAGACCAGCCAGGATCCGCCGGGCTTTGGCCTCTGCGGCTGCCGCGCCAGTAGCCCTCAGTTCCTCATAcacctgggagagggagaagaggtcACAGGCCGAGGTCACAGGAACCCTGAGGGCTCAGCCTGTGAGCCTGCCGAGTCCTCTACCTTCTCCAGCCGCTCAGCTGCTGTGTCGTCGCCCTGCTCCAGCTGCGCCTGAAGCTGTCGCTCCTCCTCCAGCAGCTTCAATCGCTTGGTGTCGGCTCGAAGAACAGCCTGCACTGCGGGTGTTTCATCCGCTACcacctctgggggtggggaggacagtcAGGCCACCCCGGGGTCAGGGTCCTACGCCCCCTGCCCTTCAGCACTATTTCTGGTTTGCCTGATCCTGCCCAGCTCTATGTGCCTGTTCCGAATGAAACACCCTGCGTCCCACACTTCTCCCCCTGCTGTAGCATCACTTCCCAGGCTCCCCACATGACTTTCCCAAGCCCCCTTCATAACGGCTCCTCTCCCAGCGCCCCGGAGCCCCACAGCCTCACCCTGCTCACAGAGCAGCACATCGATGTTGGGGGGGATGCTCAAGGCGCGGTTGGCAATGTGCTTGAGGAGAGTGGTCTTGCCCTTGCTGGGGATGAGAAATCAGGACCAAGCTGCACTGAGaaatccttctcttccttccagcctcgccccctctgcccccagcccctcctctcctcacccgTTGGGCCCCACTAGCCCATAGCGGCGGCCGGCCACTATGTACAGGTCTGCGTTGACGAACAGCTCCTTGCCGTGGGCGGAGATGCTGAACTTCTCCAGCTGTGGCCACCAGGGAAGCGgtgcagagggaaggaaggggcacAATGAGGCTCTCCCCCAGCTGGTGGCTACAGCCTCTCCCTGCAGGGGGACCCCTGGCAAGTCCAGGCCTCCAGCACAGCCCCTCCTACCTTGCAGGGCCTCTCCCTGTCCACTGCCTCTAACAGCTCGTGCACACCCTATGCGTCCAGCCTGTCCCACAACTTCCCTCCAAGGGTGGGCCCTCTACTTCTACTGATTTTTCTATCTTCTCGCTCAAGATGCAGAACTCCAGGTGTGGAAACCGCCTCCAAGCATTCCCACCGTGGACAAGCCCGCACACCCACGCACACACCCACGTCCCTGGCTGCTGGGCCATGCCGCAGAGAACAGGCACTTCCCTGGGCGGGGAAAGACACCCTCACCTTGATGTCAGACGCATTCTCTAGCATGGCCTGGCGAGAGGACACCTCTGCTTGCGACACGGAAAAGTCATTCTCAGCAGCGTTGGCGGCCTTTAACGACGCCACCTGGCGCTCATACTCCATCTGAGGAGGAGGGGCAACCACTGTCACCAGCTCAGCTCCGCCACCACGATCCCACCCAGGTCCCCAGACACCGCCAGAGCCCCCACTCCCCTCACTCTGCGTGTTCTGCCTGAGGCAGCACTCAGAGCTCTCCTCTTGTCCCCACCTTCACAGGCCCTCTAGCTGAAGCTTAAAAATATCGAATGTTCCTACCTTTTCCCACTAGGAATCCAAGGACTTACCTGTTTcttcagctttttcttctcttttttgctAAGGTGGGCATAGGGATCATTGGCCTTAgactccccttcttcctcctctccttcctcctcggAACCCTGTGAGAACCAGGAAGTGGTAAAACACCAGGGCCCCTTCTAGAGCTCGCCTACGCCGTCTCCGTCAGCTCTCCCCCTCTGCGGACACTGTGGCGGCCTCTCGCACCCACCCGGTCTCCTCCGTCCATTTCTGCCACCACGCATGGGGCCCGGCACCAGCGGAGGACCCAGGAAACTGCCTGTGCTCCTGCCCCCCGAGCTGCCAGCACGTGACTGGGTCCCTCTCCTCACGCACCAGGTGTTACTGGAGCGCACACAGTGACATGCAGAGAAGGGGTCTGGAAGCCCTAGCCACAGGCGCTAAGGGTGCAACAAGCCAGGACAGGAGGCACGGGGCATACAGGGACTGCGGAGACCATGGACTCCTGCGTCCCATGCGGATGAGGTAACTGAGAACCGAGGAGGGAAGATGCACTCAAGGCCACACACACAGACCGTCTCAATCCAATGCCaggtctcttcctctctggatcAGGGGCTGCAATCTGTGGCCCATGGGCCCAATCAGACCCAAGGCCTGTTTCTATATGGCCCTGAGGTAAGCATGGTTtagcccggtgtggctcagtggttgagtgttgacctatgaaccaggtcaccagttcaattcctggtcaggcacatgcccggcttgcggGCTCAGTCCCGGTGGGAACTGcgcaggggcagggtgggagctgatcaatgtctctctctcttcctatcactctgaaaatcaataaaaacgtattttaaaaaaagaatggcttttacatattcaaaaatacttttacatatctgttttttaaaaaaggaggaaccCGAGACTAGCCCCATCTTGACAGCTGCTGTCCTGGTGTGCGAGGGCTCTCGGGAAGAACCTGCGGGTCTCGATTCACTGGGGAGGGCAGTGAGTGCCCGGCAGTGCCCAGATCAGAAACACAGGCTTCCCAGCTCCTAGGCAGAATGGGCTGTCTGTCATCTTTCCTCATACTCATGAGGGAGCTGGTACCTGCCATAGTGTGTTATAAccattttctctcttctaaaaaaagaaaaagaaagaaaaaaagaggaagaagaatataCATCAGAGACTGTATGTGGCCTGCAAAGCCAGAAATATTGCTACGTGCCAACTCCTTTACAGAAGTCTGCCCTCTCCCGCGGGTGTAGTGCCAGCACCCGGACCCCAGCCGCCTCCACACGGGAACACACACCTGCTCTGCCTTCTTGGCCTTCTCCTTCCCCGGCTTGGatggctctttttcttttgttcgTGTTTCTTCTCCATCCTCTTCACCTTCATTGTCCAGAGCGGAAAATTTATTCTGAGGCTAACAGAGAAGAGACAGGCTGATGACATGCTCCAAGTCTTGAGACCAGCACCTTCTCCTGCCGACGTCCTCCCTCACCTTGGCTTTCCCTGTTgacttctcttcctttcccctggtGCCCTTGAGTCCTGGTTGTTCCTCAGATACAGCCTGGAGAGGACATGGAgatgagacagacagacagacagacacacacacacacacatgctgatTTGCTACCTTGTTGCTTAACAAGCATTTCTCGGGATCTAGGATGAGGAGCTCACTGCGCTGAGTGGGACCAGGGAGAAAGTGAGACCCAGAACAGCCCTCACCTCCAATGGGAGATTAGAGAGTAAAGAGAAAgcgagagcattggcctgtgagcCCGGCGCGAGCCACAGGAGCGGCGGCACCCGCGCTGGAGGGCTTCCTCGAGGGCACACGCGAGAGGTgatggaggggctgggagagtcCCGGGAAGACGGAGTACAGGGCGCAGAGCAAAGGCCACACAGTCGGCTGGAAGCCAAGTGCAGTCAGGCCCTCTGAAAGGCACGCACACGGAAGACTCCCAGATGGAAGAGCAAAGACTTGAAGGCCTTTGTTTCAGATCTTGACTTTGAAAGCAACAGAATCACTGTAGACTTCCAAGTTAtaaaaagagtattttaaaaagctgaatttGATAGTTTAAGCAAGACAGACTAGAAGAGCTAGCCCAGGAGCAGGAAATCAAGCCAGCGAATTGGCCCACCACGGCCAGAAGGTGCTCCGTGGGGCGGGCGCACCTGGCAGGGCCATCACTGTCACCTTATTGATCCGATTTTTCTCCGGCTTGGCAGGCTTCGGAGggtgtttttcttcctcctcctcctcttcctcactctgATCCCGAATCAGGGCTGCAAAAGCATTGCCTCCCTGGTACGAGGGGCAGAGGAGTCAGCGGGTGATCACGACTGCGCACCCAGGCCTGCCTCCCACGCGATGGCTTACCTTGGCTTCCTTCCCGCCTCGGGATCTCAGGGCAGGTTCTGAAATGACAAACAAGATCAGGCAGGAAAGAGAATGCTGATTCTGGCTCTTCAATCTGAAACAACTCACAGATGAAGGGATGAGGCACACCCTCACCCTGGCTCAGGGCTGCAGGCCCCACTCCCATCATTACCCTCTCCCTCCTCGTCACTGGCGGGCACCGAGAGCTTCTGCAGACGCTCCAGCAGTTCCTTCTCTTCGCCATCGTCATCCACATCCTTCTTCCTCCGGCCTTTTCGGGTCTctcgtttttttttttgctgctgaaagcagagagTGAGAAGAGTCTGAGGCGCAGGTCCCTATCGTCCCTCTGCCTCAGAGTCCCATCACCGGCTGCACCCACGTGGTGGCGAGGCCTGGTGGGCCCCCGACACTtgtacctgctgctgctgctgctgctgctccttctccttgcgcactttctcttcttccccagcCTGTTTATCTTCAACTGCCAGCTCTTCAAAGAACTAGCAAGAGTTCAGGTACAGGTCAGCATGGCTCAGAtgacccagccctccctcccacccacgcCTGCTTCCTCTCTTGACAAGCCTTCTCCACAGACCTCCCAATACCATCACATGGAAACACTTGATCAAGTTCATCCTCAACCCCATTTCCTCACCGtctttttgttcttcttgtccttcttccctttcttcaccACTCTGTCTAGGAGGTGAAGCAGACATCGTGAATGCTCCCCTGCAAAGCCCTCAGATGGCCTCCACCCCATTTCACTGTGTTTCTAGCTCACCTATCATTCTCTACACATGTGCACTGTCCCACGCCACAGACACAGGTGGCTGGTCTAGGGTGGCATcgggagggaggaagcagaatTCGGAGGGTGAAGGTAGAGATGGGAAGGGAGACAGAGCAGTTCCAAATGACTCCTATGTTTGTAGCTAGCAAAACTGGGCTCCTAGTGCCACTCATTAACTTGAGGTTTAATGAAAGAGAAGgtcccctcttcccacccctgccacccaAGGCAGAACAAAGAGCCATGAATTCAACTGGGATATGGTGTCTGTGAGACGTGCAGCCACACAgaaatggttcttttttttttttttttaatatattttattgattttttacagagaggaagggagagagatagagagttagaaacatcgattagctgcctcctgcacatctcccactggggatatgcccgcaacccaggtacatgcccttgaccggaatcgaacctgggacctttcagtccgcaggccgacgctctatccactgagccaaaccggtttcggccagaaatGGTTCTTTAAGGAAATGAACTCCGAGCATTCTAGCCCAAATCACAGTGTTACGCTCAGCAGTCTTTCATCACAGCCACGGGCGGTGCTCCCAGGGCGCAAAGCGGGGCGTCAATAGAAGTTTACTGACTGAACGACTTCCAGTCTTCCCTTCTGTCCATCCCGGCTCCCCTGAACTATGTCTACCTCCCCATTCCCTTCCACCGTCAGACCAGAAGGTAACCAGCAGCTTCATGATTTCTCTTCATGTCTAGGTCTGTCCACCATCATATTCCCTCCAAACTATCCCCTCCTATCCAAAAGCACTCCTGTAATCacttagcttaaaaaaaaaaaaaaaaaaaccaccaaaacaaacaaaaaacatgaatgGCTTTCTGCTATAACAGTAAGTACTGCTCAGACCAGAAGCCCATGTGACCCACAGCAATTACTTCCCGAGGAAAATTTCAGTGCACATCTACTACGCCTAAAACTGGTCACTGATGAGGACAGTCCCTTCCGACTAAGAGGGCCTGTCCCACCTTCTCTGTACAGCATAGGGATGTTCTGGACAGtggcttctcctggctccttGATTTAGCCCCAGGCATGGAAGTCCTCCATCCAGAACACATTTCACAATCTGGCCTCTGCACTGGGTGACTGGTGTGGAGTTGCAAAGATGCGCAGGAGAAACAATGAAAGGCTGTatatgctactagaggcccggtgcacagatctgtgcaccagtggggcccctcggcctggcctgcgggatcaggccaaaaccagctctcctaccgaaacaggctctctgacatcccctgaggggtcctggattgcgagagggcgcaggccaggctgagggaacccactggtgcacgatcagggccggggagggaccgtgggagggcttgtctggcccatctcgctcagtcccgttTAGCcacaccccagcagcaagctcacctactggtcggagcatcttccccctggtggtcagtgcatattatagcaagcggttgagcagccttagcatatcattatcatataatgcttttttaaaaaatatatattttattgattttttacagagaggaagggagagggatacagagttagaaacatcgatgagagagaaacattgattcagctgcctcttgcacgccccctattggcgatgtgcccgcaacccaggtacatgcccttgaccagaatcgaacctgggacccttcagtccacaggccgaaactctatctgctgagccaaaccggttagggctatcatattacgctttgattggttgaacagacaaccggacacttagcatattaggctttcattatataggattccaagGAGCCTAATCCTAAAGATATGATGAAGGAGGATCCATTGAAGTACACGAGAAGGAAAGACATGATCAGCTCACTTTGGCAGTATCTAGGAGTGACAAATACCAGATGCTATTTTCTCCCCAAGGACTAACCCAACAGTCCCACCTCTCCTTTTAAATCTCTTGTTAAACATCACTCTGACCTTCCTGGCTACAGGGAGAGGAAAAGCCTTGCACAGGTTCAATGGTGAGAAAGTATACACCATCAAGGACAGAATAAGGCTAAGTGTGGCTAAAGCTGTTatcttccctctctctgcctagAGGCTCCTTCCCTTTACACATCACTCAAATGCTCCTAGCTTCACAAATAAAACTCTACTTAATCTTCCAATCCTCTTCCAATCACTGTTTTCTATCCTGTCTTCTGAAAAGCACAGTCCATACCACTTCCTTGTCTCCCATTCCTTTTCA
Coding sequences within it:
- the ABCF1 gene encoding ATP-binding cassette sub-family F member 1 isoform X1 produces the protein MLLCSENHATGSGNSTRRRQSNHNCYRDAEGSQAAAAGTRVDRGRRGHERRRVVKKGKKDKKNKKTFFEELAVEDKQAGEEEKVRKEKEQQQQQQQVQQQKKKRETRKGRRKKDVDDDGEEKELLERLQKLSVPASDEEGEEPALRSRGGKEAKGGNAFAALIRDQSEEEEEEEEKHPPKPAKPEKNRINKAVSEEQPGLKGTRGKEEKSTGKAKPQNKFSALDNEGEEDGEETRTKEKEPSKPGKEKAKKAEQKRENGYNTLWQGSEEEGEEEEGESKANDPYAHLSKKEKKKLKKQMEYERQVASLKAANAAENDFSVSQAEVSSRQAMLENASDIKLEKFSISAHGKELFVNADLYIVAGRRYGLVGPNGKGKTTLLKHIANRALSIPPNIDVLLCEQEVVADETPAVQAVLRADTKRLKLLEEERQLQAQLEQGDDTAAERLEKVYEELRATGAAAAEAKARRILAGLGFDPEMQNRPTQKFSGGWRMRVSLARALFMEPTLLLLDEPTNHLDLNAVIWLNNYLQGWRKTLLIVSHDQGFLDDVCTDIIHLDAQRLHYYRGNYMTFKKMYQQKQKELLKQYEKQEKKLKELKAGGKSTKQAEKQTKEALTRKQQKCRRKNQDEESQEAPELLKRPKEYTVRFTFPDPPPLSPPVLGLHGVTFGYEGQKPLFKNLDFGIDMDSRICIVGPNGVGKSTLLLLLTGKLTPTQGEMRKNHRLKIGFFNQQYAEQLHMEETPTEYLQQAFNLPYQDARKCLGRFGLESHAHTIQICKLSGGQKARVVFAELACREPDVLILDEPTNNLDIESIDALGEAINEYKGAVIVVSHDARLITETSCQLWVVEEQSVSQIDGDFEDYKREVLEALGEVMVNRPRE
- the ABCF1 gene encoding ATP-binding cassette sub-family F member 1 isoform X4 → MLLCSENHATGSGNSTRRRQSNHNCYRDAEGSQAAAAGTRVDRGRRGHERRRVVKKGKKDKKNKKTFFEELAVEDKQAGEEEKVRKEKEQQQQQQQQQKKKRETRKGRRKKDVDDDGEEKELLERLQKLSVPASDEEGEEPALRSRGGKEAKGGNAFAALIRDQSEEEEEEEEKHPPKPAKPEKNRINKAVSEEQPGLKGTRGKEEKSTGKAKPQNKFSALDNEGEEDGEETRTKEKEPSKPGKEKAKKAEQKRENGYNTLWQGSEEEGEEEEGESKANDPYAHLSKKEKKKLKKQMEYERQVASLKAANAAENDFSVSQAEVSSRQAMLENASDIKLEKFSISAHGKELFVNADLYIVAGRRYGLVGPNGKGKTTLLKHIANRALSIPPNIDVLLCEQEVVADETPAVQAVLRADTKRLKLLEEERQLQAQLEQGDDTAAERLEKVYEELRATGAAAAEAKARRILAGLGFDPEMQNRPTQKFSGGWRMRVSLARALFMEPTLLLLDEPTNHLDLNAVIWLNNYLQGWRKTLLIVSHDQGFLDDVCTDIIHLDAQRLHYYRGNYMTFKKMYQQKQKELLKQYEKQEKKLKELKAGGKSTKQAEKQTKEALTRKQQKCRRKNQDEESQEAPELLKRPKEYTVRFTFPDPPPLSPPVLGLHGVTFGYEGQKPLFKNLDFGIDMDSRICIVGPNGVGKSTLLLLLTGKLTPTQGEMRKNHRLKIGFFNQQYAEQLHMEETPTEYLQQAFNLPYQDARKCLGRFGLESHAHTIQICKLSGGQKARVVFAELACREPDVLILDEPTNNLDIESIDALGEAINEYKGAVIVVSHDARLITETSCQLWVVEEQSVSQIDGDFEDYKREVLEALGEVMVNRPRE